The segment TAATTTTTTTACAAATCTCATACCCCTCTTTATCAGGGAGCATTATGTCTAAAATTACCAAATCAGGATTCATAGACTTAAACAAAGAAAGACCTTCACTGCCTGTTTGGGCAGTCAATATCTTCCTAAATCCCTCTTTTTTTAAAACAGTCTCTAATAAATTTAATAAATCTTCCTCATCGTCTATAATTAGTATAATTTTTTCCTTTACAATAACCTCCACACTATCACCTACTTAAAACCATTATTTATAACTATTTTTTTCTGCAATAAGATCCAAAATAGCTTTCTTATAATCCTCTTTACTTCGGCTTCCTACTATTGTTTTTCCAACGACTTTACCTTCATCATCTACAAATACTGTAGTTGGAACCCCTGTCACAGTCTTTAAGATACCTTTTTGAAGTTTTTCATCTGGGATTATATTTTTATACTTAACCCCTTTTTTCTCTACAATCTCCTTTGCAAGATCTTCATTTTCTGCATTTGGAGTATCAGCAATAATGCCAAGAATATTTACATTTTCCTTCTTAAGATCCTTGTAAAGCTCTTGAAGCTCTGGCATCTCTTTTACACAAGGTCCACAAAAGGTTGCCCATATATTTACCATAGTAAGTTTATAATCTTTAAATACACCACTCTCTATGTCCTCTCCATTTAAGGTCTTAGTTTTAAACTCTATTTTAGAACTATATGATACTTCCTCTTTTTTGCTAATGGGATCAAAAAGTTTTATACTTTTCTTTAAGCTGGAAATTCCCTCTAAGACTTCCTTAAACTCTTGCTTTTCAGAATCTGTAAGTCCGCTTTCATCAGCTTTTTCATTATACAATACATAGCATTCCAAATTTCCTTTTTCTGAAATTTTCTCCTTATGACTATATTTTTTAAATTTTCTTTCTCTTGAAGATAACTGCTCTTTTGTTGCATCTTTTTCCTTACTTTTGTCGAAAACTATTATTGTAAAGAATTCTTTTGCTTTGCTTTGATATTTTTCAATAATTTTAGTTTGATCTTCTTTGGTATTATCATTTTTTGCTTCTTTTTCCAATTCTTTTGTAAATTGAACAGGTGAAAACTCGTAAGGAATTTCGATTAAAATATAAGACTCTTTGTATTTTCCAGTTGACACTGCAGCAACTCTCGCATTATTCTTCTCTTTCCAAGCCTTTGGTTCATAATAAGAAATTCCATATTCACTAAACTCTCTTTTTGTATCAATTAAATCTTGTGATATTATTTGATCTTGTTTACTTTCACTAGTAGTATCAGATTTTTGTGGTTTACTACATCCAAATACAGATATAGAAATTATAGTTGCTATGATTATAGCTAAATATTTCTCTTTCATCATAGTTTCCTCCTTATAATTTCAATTTTAATTAATACCTTTTTATACCAAAACAATATTTTACCTAATTTTCACCTTATATATACCCTTAAATTTATCAATAAATTTATTGTCTTTTGAATGCTCCTAAAGTTAATTTTGGAACTACTACCATGACACCTAAGAAAAGCACTATTAAAAATCCTATACTCATCATTGGTACCTTATATCTTACAAGCTGGCAGCTCATCATCCCCCAAAGTGGTGTAAGCCCTAAATATTCTAAAAATGCATTATTGTGTAAAAACTCACTTATAAAATAAGGCACTCCCATAGTTAACCCCCCAAATACAAAAGGTATAACTGCAGATTTACTTATTGAAGATAATAATAACCCTATTTGTGAAAACACAAATGAACCTAATATAATAGTTACTACCATAATTAAAATCATTTGAATTACAGTTAGATTTGAGCCGCTATTGCCAAAATACCATAAATTTTTAATAGGTAAATCTAAGGATTTAAATTTATACTTATTTAAACCAGATAGTACAACTGCTAAAAATATTGACAAATTTATAATAGATGAACCAATACCTGCTGCTATAGATTTAGCTAATACAATTTTGCCTTTTCCATTTCTTGTGGTTTTGATTAATTGTACCATATTGGAGCTATATTCTAAAGTATAAGAAGATGCAATCCCCATGAACATTAAAATTCCCATTAAAGGTACAATTTCATAGGATTTATGAAAAATACTAGCATAGGTTTCAAGTATGTTGAAATGTCTAAGTATTTTTAAACATAGGAAAATTGTAAGCGCCCATAAAATAAACAATCTCTTTTTAAAAAACATCTTTTTAAATTCTAAACCTATAAGTGTACCCATCATTATACCTCCTTAGTATTTTCCAAATCAAAATAGAACATGTATACATCTTCAAATCTAGGCTCTACAGATTGAACATTTTCATATAGTGGCATTTTATCCCCTATTACTCTAAGCTCTATATCTATAGCACCACGCTGAATATTTACAACTTTGTACTTATTCTGAATATCAATTGCCTCATTTTCATTTCTAGTTTTTATAATATAAACATTCCCTTTCATGGCTTCTAAAATTTCCTCATGGCTCCCCTTCATAAGCATTTCACCATCTTTTATCATTACAGTTTCCCTGGCAATGGACTCAATATCTGAAATTATATGTGTTGAAAGTATTACAATCTTATCTCTAGATATTTTAGATATTAGATTTCTAAATCTTGTTCTCTCCTGTGGATCAAGACCTGTTGTTGGTTCATCTAACACTAAGATTTTAGGATCATTTAAAAGAGCCTGAGCTATTCCAACCCTTCTTTTCATACCTCCAGAAAATTTACCAATTGCCTTATTTTTAACCTGATATAATCCAACAATATCTAAAAGTTCTTTTATTTTTTCTTTAGCCTCTCTTCCATCCAATCCTTTTAAAGCAGCTACGTATTTTAGAAAATCTTGTGCTGAAAAGTTTTTATACACTCCAAATTCCTGTGGAAGATATCCTATAACATCCCTATACTCATCACCTAACTCCATTATA is part of the Haloimpatiens sp. FM7315 genome and harbors:
- a CDS encoding TlpA family protein disulfide reductase — its product is MMKEKYLAIIIATIISISVFGCSKPQKSDTTSESKQDQIISQDLIDTKREFSEYGISYYEPKAWKEKNNARVAAVSTGKYKESYILIEIPYEFSPVQFTKELEKEAKNDNTKEDQTKIIEKYQSKAKEFFTIIVFDKSKEKDATKEQLSSRERKFKKYSHKEKISEKGNLECYVLYNEKADESGLTDSEKQEFKEVLEGISSLKKSIKLFDPISKKEEVSYSSKIEFKTKTLNGEDIESGVFKDYKLTMVNIWATFCGPCVKEMPELQELYKDLKKENVNILGIIADTPNAENEDLAKEIVEKKGVKYKNIIPDEKLQKGILKTVTGVPTTVFVDDEGKVVGKTIVGSRSKEDYKKAILDLIAEKNSYK
- a CDS encoding ABC transporter ATP-binding protein, which translates into the protein MNKLEIKNLTKAYGKKKANNNITITFENGVYGLLGPNGSGKTTFMKQITTLTEPTSGKIIYNGKNIMELGDEYRDVIGYLPQEFGVYKNFSAQDFLKYVAALKGLDGREAKEKIKELLDIVGLYQVKNKAIGKFSGGMKRRVGIAQALLNDPKILVLDEPTTGLDPQERTRFRNLISKISRDKIVILSTHIISDIESIARETVMIKDGEMLMKGSHEEILEAMKGNVYIIKTRNENEAIDIQNKYKVVNIQRGAIDIELRVIGDKMPLYENVQSVEPRFEDVYMFYFDLENTKEV